In Microbacterium laevaniformans, a single window of DNA contains:
- a CDS encoding aminopeptidase P family protein, translating to MSTSESDTIATTDTAGAPVENANRKQPFPRGFLDAISTGWAERPELTPSPRPQVPYTAARRAAVSAAFPGQRLVLPAGTYKQRSNDTDYPFRAHSAFAHLTGWASDSVPDSVLVFDPRESGDGHDVTLYLRERADRTTAEFYSDATIGEFWIGPRPALAGVAGELGLTTAPIEDFAAAESDLVLDEDPELTRVVSELRLVKDDYEIAQLRLAVEVTARGFDDIVADLPRIIQTPRGERAVEGIFHHRARIEGNGEGYDTIAASGPHACYLHWTRNDGAVLPGDLILIDAGAEVDSLYTADITRTIPVSGTFSPVQRMIYETVREAADAAFAAARPGVTFRSVHEAAMRVIAERVAAWGLLPVTAEEALDADNGGQHRRYMVHGTSHHLGLDVHDCAQARREMYYDGILEPGMVFTIEPGLYFQIDDLTVPEEFRGIGVRIEDDILMTADGPVNLSAGIPRTADEVEAWVAGRTVTS from the coding sequence ATGAGCACGAGCGAGAGCGACACGATCGCCACGACCGACACCGCCGGCGCACCCGTTGAGAACGCCAACCGCAAGCAGCCGTTCCCGCGCGGCTTCCTCGACGCCATCTCGACCGGCTGGGCCGAACGGCCCGAACTCACACCCTCGCCGCGACCGCAGGTCCCGTACACGGCGGCGCGGCGCGCGGCCGTCTCGGCAGCCTTCCCCGGGCAGCGCCTCGTGCTGCCGGCAGGAACATACAAGCAGCGATCCAACGACACCGACTACCCGTTCCGCGCGCACTCGGCGTTCGCCCACCTCACCGGCTGGGCGAGCGACAGCGTGCCCGACTCGGTCCTCGTCTTCGATCCGCGTGAGAGCGGCGACGGCCACGACGTGACGCTCTACCTGCGCGAGCGCGCCGACCGGACCACGGCCGAGTTCTACAGCGACGCGACCATCGGCGAGTTCTGGATCGGGCCGCGCCCCGCCCTGGCGGGCGTCGCCGGCGAGCTGGGACTGACCACCGCCCCGATCGAAGACTTCGCGGCGGCAGAGAGCGACCTCGTTCTGGACGAGGACCCGGAACTGACGCGCGTCGTCTCCGAGCTGCGGCTCGTCAAAGACGACTACGAGATCGCCCAGCTGCGCCTCGCCGTCGAGGTCACCGCTCGCGGCTTCGACGACATCGTCGCCGATCTCCCGCGGATCATCCAGACCCCGCGCGGCGAGCGTGCGGTGGAGGGCATCTTCCACCATCGCGCCCGTATCGAGGGCAACGGCGAGGGGTACGACACGATCGCGGCATCCGGTCCGCACGCCTGCTACCTGCACTGGACGCGCAACGACGGCGCCGTCCTTCCTGGCGACCTCATTCTCATCGACGCCGGCGCCGAGGTCGACAGCCTCTACACCGCCGATATCACCCGCACGATTCCGGTCAGCGGCACCTTCTCCCCCGTCCAGCGCATGATCTACGAGACCGTTCGGGAGGCGGCCGACGCCGCTTTCGCGGCGGCACGGCCCGGGGTGACGTTCCGTTCGGTTCACGAAGCGGCCATGCGTGTCATCGCGGAGCGCGTGGCCGCGTGGGGCCTGCTGCCGGTCACCGCAGAGGAAGCGCTCGATGCCGACAACGGCGGTCAGCACCGCCGCTACATGGTCCACGGCACGAGTCATCACCTGGGGCTCGACGTGCACGATTGCGCCCAGGCGCGCCGCGAGATGTACTACGACGGGATTCTGGAGCCGGGAATGGTCTTCACGATCGAGCCGGGGCTCTACTTCCAGATCGACGATCTGACCGTTCCGGAAGAGTTCCGCGGTATCGGCGTGCGCATCGAGGACGACATCCTCATGACTGCCGACGGCCCGGTGAACCTGTCTGCGGGCATTCCGCGCACCGCCGACGAGGTCGAGGCCTGGGTCGCGGGGCGTACCGTCACCAGCTGA
- a CDS encoding alpha/beta hydrolase family protein: MEVALPTGAVEVSTSLDKALDPWAVMALAHGAGAGMDHPFLLGLAAACARQGVSVMRFAFPYAQAGRKMPGPASHAIATWTAVEAAARQAVDGVPFVAAGKSYGGRMASMAAADGAIAPAALVYLGYPLHPPGAPEKLRADHLPQITVAQLFVEGTNDPFIQPRAQYDQALSGCRDASTVWIDGGTHSFEVKGRRRPADQIGAELADLIVPWLRQRF; encoded by the coding sequence ATGGAGGTCGCGCTGCCGACAGGCGCCGTCGAGGTCTCGACGTCGCTGGACAAGGCGCTCGACCCGTGGGCCGTGATGGCGCTCGCTCACGGCGCGGGGGCCGGAATGGACCACCCGTTCTTGCTCGGCCTGGCCGCAGCCTGCGCACGCCAGGGCGTGAGCGTGATGCGCTTCGCGTTCCCGTACGCGCAAGCGGGCCGGAAGATGCCGGGCCCCGCCTCGCACGCGATCGCGACCTGGACCGCCGTTGAGGCGGCAGCGCGCCAGGCGGTTGACGGTGTGCCGTTCGTCGCGGCGGGCAAGTCCTACGGCGGACGCATGGCGTCGATGGCTGCCGCCGACGGAGCGATCGCGCCCGCGGCGCTGGTGTACCTCGGCTATCCGCTGCATCCGCCCGGCGCACCGGAGAAGCTCCGCGCCGACCACCTTCCGCAGATCACCGTGGCCCAGCTGTTCGTCGAAGGCACGAACGACCCGTTCATCCAGCCCCGTGCGCAGTACGATCAGGCCCTCAGCGGATGCCGAGACGCCAGCACCGTGTGGATCGACGGCGGCACCCACTCTTTCGAGGTCAAGGGCCGCCGCCGACCCGCCGACCAGATCGGTGCCGAGCTCGCGGACCTGATCGTCCCGTGGCTCCGTCAGCGCTTCTGA